The following proteins are co-located in the Carassius gibelio isolate Cgi1373 ecotype wild population from Czech Republic chromosome A9, carGib1.2-hapl.c, whole genome shotgun sequence genome:
- the LOC128019928 gene encoding dnaJ homolog subfamily B member 11 — MAVRGMKLSSVCFLLFYVILTVLAGRDFYKILGVSKTASIKDIKKAYRKLALQLHPDRNQDDPNAQDKFADLGAAYEVLSDEEKRKQYDAYGEEGLKEGHQSSHGDIFSSFFGDFGFMFGGNRQPASRDIPRGNDIVLDLEVTLEEVYSGNFVEVVRNKPVAKEAPGKRKCNCRQEMRTTQLGPGRFQMTQEVVCDECPNIKLVNEERTLEVEIEQGVRDEMEYPFIGEGEPHIDGEPGDLRFRIKVLKHPVFERRGDDLYTNVTISLVEALVGFEMDITHLDGHKVHIVRDKITKPGARIWKKGEGLPNFDNNNIRGSLIVTFDVDFPKEQLDDQQKDGIRQLLKQAPSQTIYNGLQGY; from the exons ATGGCTGTTAGAGGAATGAAATTGTCGagtgtttgttttctccttttttatGTGATATTGACAGTGCTGGCTGG GAGAGATTTCTACAAAATACTGGGAGTTAGTAAAACTGCATCAATTAAAGATATTAAGAAAGCCTACAGAAAGTTGGCATTGCAGCTTCATCCGGATAGAAACCAAGATGACCCAAATGCCCAAGACAAATTTGCCGACCTCGGAGCTGCTTACGAG GTGCTCTCCGATGAGGAGAAAAGGAAACAGTATGATGCATATGGAGAGGAAGGGTTAAAAGAAGGCCATCAAAGTTCACATGGTGATATTTTCTCCAG tttcTTTGGCGACTTTGGATTCATGTTCGGTGGAAATAGGCAGCCAGCTAGCCGAGATATTCCGAGGGGTAATGACATAGTACTGGATCTTGAAGTAACCCTAGAAGAGGTGTATTCAGGGAATTTTGTAGAG GTGGTGCGAAACAAACCTGTAGCAAAAGAAGCCCCAGGCAAACGAAAATGCAATTGCCGGCAGGAAATGAGAACCACGCAGCTAGGACCAGGTCGCTTCCAGATGACACAAGAAGTGGTCTGTGATGAATGCCCCAATATCAA GCTTGTGAATGAAGAGAGAACACTAGAAGTGGAGATCGAGCAGGGTGTGAGAGATGAGATGGAATACCCTTTCATTGGGGAag GTGAACCTCACATTGATGGTGAGCCTGGAGATCTGCGTTTCCGCATAAAAGTTTTAAA GCATCCGGTGTTTGAGCGCAGAGGTGACGACCTTTATACAAACGTCACCATCTCTCTGGTGGAGGCTCTGGTCGGTTTTGAGATGGACATCACTCATTTAGATGGTCACAAg GTGCACATTGTCAGAGATAAAATCACTAAGCCAGGAGCTCGTATTTGGAAGAAGGGTGAGGGCTTACCAAATTTTGACAACAATAATATCCGTGGATCACTCATAGTCACCTTTGATGTAGACTTCCCCAAGGAGCAGCTTGATGACCAGCAGAAAGATG GTATAAGGCAACTTCTGAAACAGGCACCATCTCAGACGATTTATAACGGACTGCAGGGATACTGA
- the rabl3 gene encoding rab-like protein 3: MASLDRVKVLVLGDSGVGKSSLVHLLCQNQVLGNPSWTVGCSVDVRVHDYREGTPEEKTYYIELWDVGGSVGSASSVKSTRAVFYNSVNGIILVHDLTNKKSSQNLYPWSLDALSKDSSPTGIIVSNGDYDREQFAENSVPLLLIGTKFDQIPENKRNDVLTRTAFISEDFNAEEINLDCTNPRYLAAGSSNAVKLSRFFDKVIEKRYFTRDPSQMQSFTDRRRFNFKSLHND, from the exons ATGGCATCTTTGGATAGGGTGAAGGTGTTGGTTTTGGGAGATTCCG GAGTAGGGAAGTCCTCTCTTGTACATTTACTCTGCCAGAATCAAGTTTTGGGAAATCCGTCATGGACTGTGGGCTGCTCAGTGGACGTCAGG GTTCATGACTATAGAGAAGGCACTCCAGAAGAGAAGACATACTACATTGAACTCTGGGATGTTGGGGGATCTGTTGGCAGTGCCAGCAGTGTTAAGAGCACCAGAGCTGTGTTTTACAATTCTGTAAATG GCATTATTTTAGTTCATGATTTGACCAATAAGAAGTCATCTCAGAATCTGTACCCCTGGTCACTGGACGCACTAAGCAAAGACTCCTCTCCAACTGGCATCATTGTATCAAATGG GGATTATGACAGAGAACAGTTTGCAGAGAACTCAGTTCCCCTTCTGCTAATTGGCACCAAATTTGATCAGATCCCGGAAAACAAGCGGAATGACGTCCTGACCCGCACTGCCTTTATATCTGAAGACTTTAATGCGGAAGAGATTAATTTG GATTGTACAAATCCACGATATCTTGCTGCTGGATCATCAAATGCTGTTAAATTGAGCCGGTTCTTTGACAAG GTAATAGAGAAGAGATACTTCACAAGAGACCCTAGCCAG ATGCAGAGTTTCACCGACAGGAGGCGCTTTAATTTCAAAAGTCTGCACAATGATTGA
- the LOC128019932 gene encoding granzyme G isoform X1, with the protein MVHYSFLLLVISLAEGMESDIIGGKEAKPHSRPYMASIQINKHHTCGGMLIREDYVLTAAHCLNRSVFSRKDHFEVVLGAHNITQKEKSQQRIPVKKYIRHPMFEQNNEINYSYDIMLLKLKNKAKLSKYVKVQPLPKKNGKTPANVLCSIAGWGLKSPNGNQASDVMREVSLKLQFSTECKYKWMHYFSSERMICSVSDGKHGFCLGDSGSPLICNTKPQGIASYTINGDCTSGYRKESPPHPSLKLN; encoded by the exons ATGGTTCATTATTCTTTTCTTCTCCTTGTTATCTCTTTGGCTG AAGGGATGGAAAGTGATATTATTGGAGGAAAAGAGGCTAAACCTCATTCCAGGCCATACATGGCATCTATTCAGATCAACAAACATCACACATGTGGAGGGATGCTGATCAGAGAAGATTATGTACTGACAGCGGCCCACTGTTTGAA CCGTAGTGTCTTCTCTCGTAAAGATCACTTTGAGGTTGTTCTGGGAGCTCACAACATCACGCAGAAGGAGAAGAGCCAGCAGAGAATCCCAGTGAAGAAATACATCCGACATCCTATGTTTGAACAGAACAACGAAATTAACTACAGTTATGATATCATGTTACTAAAG CTGAAGAACAAAGCCAAACTGAGCAAATATGTGAAAGTTCAGCCTCTTCCTAAGAAGAATGGAAAAACACCAGCTAATGTTCTTTGCTCCATTGCTGGTTGGGGGTTGAAAAGCCCAAATGGAAACCAGGCATCAGATGTGATGCGGGAAGTCAGTCTCAAACTGCAGTTCAGCACTGAATGTAAATACAAGTGGATGCATTACTTCAGCTCTGAGAGAATGATCTGCAGTGTTTCAGATGGGAAACATGGTTTTTGTttg GGGGATTCAGGGAGCCCTCTTATCTGCAATACCAAACCACAAGGAATTGCTTCATATACCATTAATGGCGACTGTAcaagtgggtatagaaaagaatcaccccctcacccctctttaaaattaaattaa
- the LOC128019932 gene encoding granzyme B isoform X2, translating to MVHYSFLLLVISLAEGMESDIIGGKEAKPHSRPYMASIQINKHHTCGGMLIREDYVLTAAHCLNRSVFSRKDHFEVVLGAHNITQKEKSQQRIPVKKYIRHPMFEQNNEINYSYDIMLLKLKNKAKLSKYVKVQPLPKKNGKTPANVLCSIAGWGLKSPNGNQASDVMREVSLKLQFSTEWGFREPSYLQYQTTRNCFIYH from the exons ATGGTTCATTATTCTTTTCTTCTCCTTGTTATCTCTTTGGCTG AAGGGATGGAAAGTGATATTATTGGAGGAAAAGAGGCTAAACCTCATTCCAGGCCATACATGGCATCTATTCAGATCAACAAACATCACACATGTGGAGGGATGCTGATCAGAGAAGATTATGTACTGACAGCGGCCCACTGTTTGAA CCGTAGTGTCTTCTCTCGTAAAGATCACTTTGAGGTTGTTCTGGGAGCTCACAACATCACGCAGAAGGAGAAGAGCCAGCAGAGAATCCCAGTGAAGAAATACATCCGACATCCTATGTTTGAACAGAACAACGAAATTAACTACAGTTATGATATCATGTTACTAAAG CTGAAGAACAAAGCCAAACTGAGCAAATATGTGAAAGTTCAGCCTCTTCCTAAGAAGAATGGAAAAACACCAGCTAATGTTCTTTGCTCCATTGCTGGTTGGGGGTTGAAAAGCCCAAATGGAAACCAGGCATCAGATGTGATGCGGGAAGTCAGTCTCAAACTGCAGTTCAGCACTGAAT GGGGATTCAGGGAGCCCTCTTATCTGCAATACCAAACCACAAGGAATTGCTTCATATACCATTAA
- the gzm3.2 gene encoding granzyme B, with amino-acid sequence MLLTVSLLISVFSLSGGLESGIVGGKEVKPHSRPYMASLQYRRQHTCGGMLISDDYVLTSAHCLDKSTNFLEVVLGAHNISQNEDSQQIIQVDKYIIHPKYENDALTYDIMLLKMKTKAVRNEFVDVIELPENNEGIPAHVECSIAGWGMKKPRGRASDVLWEVSLKLQFSFECKNKWKHHFNSEKMICSVSDGKRAFCQGDSGSPLFCDSELKGMAAYTYPNDCTNKKYPEVYMKISAFLPWIKQNIK; translated from the exons ATGCTGCTCACCGTCTCTCTCCTGATTTCTGTCTTCTCTCTGTCTG GAGGGTTAGAGAGTGGTATTGTAGGTGGCAAAGAGGTTAAACCTCATTCCAGACCATACATGGCATCTCTTCAGTATAGAAGACAGCATACGtgtggagggatgctgataagTGATGATTATGTGCTGACTTCGGCCCACTGTTTGGA CAAGTCCACCAACTTCTTAGAAGTTGTTCTGGGAGCTCACAATATTAGCCAGAACGAGGACAGCCAGCAGATTATCCAAGTAGACAAGTACATCATACATCCTAAGTATGAGAATGATGCCTTGACCTATGATATCATGTTACTAAAG ATGAAGACCAAAGCTGTGCGAAATGAGTTTGTGGATGTTATTGAGCTGCCTGAAAACAATGAGGGTATTCCTGCCCATGTGGAGTGCTCCATTGCTGGCTGGGGCATGAAAAAACCCAGAGGAAGAGCCTCAGATGTTCTGTGGGAAGTCAGCCTCAAACTACAGTTTAGCTTTGAATGCAAAAACAAGTGGAAACACCACTTCAACTCTGAGAAAATGATCTGTAGTGTCTCAGATGGGAAACGGGCGTTCTGTCAG GGTGATTCTGGCAGTCCTCTGTTTTGTGACTCTGAACTTAAAGGAATGGCTGCATACACATATCCTAATGACTGTACAAACAAGAAATACCCTGAAGTCTATATGAAAATATCTGCCTTCCTCCCGTggattaaacaaaacattaagtgA